Proteins encoded within one genomic window of Oncorhynchus masou masou isolate Uvic2021 chromosome 1, UVic_Omas_1.1, whole genome shotgun sequence:
- the LOC135503789 gene encoding CBY1-interacting BAR domain-containing protein 2-like, which yields MNTIFSRDRQIKSMELTVSHAEKYLGQFCSLLASYTRKTGKLRDQADMLVRQLNDFSNTEDPELRTCLKNLAEDLAMVQDYRQAEIERLETKVVTPLKAYGDIVENKRADLKRFNADRDRALKELQKLEKLQQKDPSNRQRISQAEVNAQKATNDAHRSTRQLEETISDFQRQKLEDIKRIFTDFITVEMVFHAKALEVYTHTFQNLDSMDIDKDLELFTGRIRVSDSPLDNQTLLPSSMVHQPSPTLGSSHKHTAESAKKSRSSILQRQRGVEEEEEDEEEEYESEIEAQQSRQSYASQYTQILRQKN from the exons ATGAACACCATCTTCTCAAG agacagacagataaagagcATGGAGCTGACAGTGAGCCATGCTGAGAAGTACCTGGGTCAGTTCTGCAGCCTGCTGGCCTCTTACACCAGGAAGACAGGCAAGCTGAGGGACCAGGCTGACATGCTGGTCAGACAGCTCAATGACTTCTCGAATACTGAGGACCCAGAGCTCCGTACCTGTCTGAAGAACCTGGCTGAAGACCTGGCCATGGTGCAGGACTACCGCCAGGCTGAG ATAGAGAGGCTGGAGACCAAAGTCGTCACTCCCCTCAAAGCCTACGGAGATATTGTTGAAAACAAGAGA GCAGATCTGAAGAGGTTCAATGCTGATCGGGACAGAGCGCTGAAAGAGCTGCAGAAACTGGAGAAACTCCAGCAGAAGGATCCCTCCAATAGACAAAGAATT TCACAG GCAGAGGTGAATGCTCAGAAGGCGACCAATGATGCTCACCGCAGCACCAGACAACTGGAGGAGACCATCAGTGACTTCCAGAGACAGAAACTGGAGGACATCAAG AGGATCTTCACAGACTTCATcacagtggagatggtgttccATGCCAAGGCTCTTGAGgtctacacacacaccttccagaaCCTGGACAGCATGGACATAGACAAGGACCtggag CTGTTCACTGGGAGGATCAGGGTGTCTGACAGCCCTCTGGACAACCAGACCCTGCTGCCCTCCTCTATGGTCCACCAGCCTAGTCCCACCCTGGGCTCCAGCCACAAACACACTGCTGAATCAGCCAAGAAG TCCCGTAGCAGCATCCTACAGCGCCAGAGgggtgtagaggaggaggaggaggatgaagaggaggagtatGAGTCAGAGATAGAGGCTCAGCAGAGCAGGCAATCCTACGCCTCTCAATACACCCAAATACTCAGACAGAAGAACTGA